GGAACGCGAGGCCgaccacggcgccgtcggcgcccagcGCTGGTCCGCCGCTGTTACCCGGGttgatcgcggcgtcgagctggaTGGCGAGTaactgcgcggcgccgtgggcgtAGTTGGTCAGCTCGATCCTCGACACCACGCCGGACGTTATGGACAGGTTATCGCCCCCCTGGGGAAATCCCACGACGGTGACCTGGTCCTGCAGGTGCGGCGTCTCCCCGAGCgacagcggcgcgggggggtgCTCGGAGGCGGATCCCTCCGCCCAGAAGGAcgggtcgtcgacggcgaggacggcgaggtcgcACGCGTGCCccacggcgtggacgcgggccCTGTGCTTGACGCTGCTGCCGTGCCTGCGGACCTGCACGAAGGTctggtcggcgacgacgtgcgcgttggtgaggatgccgacgccgccggggacgggcgcggcgacgacgacgccgctgcCCGAGGTCTCCCGCTGGGGCTTGTTCTGCCACGGCTGGAAGTAGTTCGGGGACGAGTGCACCGTGAACACCTTGACGACGCTCTGGAGCAggtgctcgtcgtcggcggccacggcggcgcccgcggtcgcgtgcgcccgtcgccgcgaggtcatcgccgagatccgggcggcggtggcgctacgcgcgagcgacgccgccgcatcctcaAATCCCtgcgcgcaccgcgtcgaggcgcgagcgctcatcgcccccgcggcggcgagcctgcGTGCGTGCCGTAACAGGGTCGCCATCTCTCCTTTCCCGCCGTCTCGCGCTCTCCTGTGATGGCCTGCTCAGCCTCGTCATCGAAATCCAAACGTCGCGTGAACAACCTGACGTCACGTTCCAAGACGCAGGCGGGTCACtccacgaacgcgcgctgGCCTGAAACGATGGCGTCACCGAGCCCGTTGCGGAGCCTGGCGAGGTATGCCAACAGCATAGGCGAATGGGGGGTGCGGTATCACGTCGAAAAGGCGCTCCAGATGGTACCTTGGGTCGCGCAGAAGGTGACGGAGTTGGAGCACGAGGCCGGCACGCCCTTCTTCAACCTCGCCAAGTTCCCTCAAAGagagctgctcgagctcgcggcgtccacacCGATCTGTGGCCAGATGCtcttcgcgggcgaggccatggcgcccgcgatatccaccgcgccgaggttcgGGCCGAAAAAGGACGGCAACGGCATGGTGATGCTGCTCGTGAGGGAGCTCCGGTACCCGGAATTTGGTGAGAACCAGCACAACGGCATGGTGTGGGTGATGCCCAGGCGCGCGCACGTGGGAGACGTGGTGGCTTTTCGCGATCCCGAGGCGCTCAGCACGGGCGGGGGGCTCATGGtccgccgggtcgccgcgctcgagggcggcgcgctcgagtccAGCGACCCCGACGTTCCGGATGCGACCGTCCCGAGGGAACACGCGTGGGTGGTGTgcgacaacgacgacgcgaggcacgcgaggGACAGCAGAACCTTCGGCCCGCTGGACCTGAGACGGGTCGTGGGCAGGGTGGTGTACGCGGTGcggtcggcgacggatcACGGCAGGGTGCACAACAGCCGGGAGGCGAGGTGGGTGGACGATCCGGTGGTGCGGGTGGAGCTGGAcgcggagcagctcgcggcggatctggccgagtcggcgtcgggcgacgtAGGGTGAGTTGGGTGTTAGAATAGCGGATGTATGAATAGCGGTGTGGTGATGCGTGTTAGCGCGATGGTGTCGTGGTGACGCGTGTTAGCGCGATTGCGACATTAAACTACAGCCCGGCGTCAGGCGAACATGTCCACGTCCTccttgggcgccggcggcggaccgggcgcggcgtccttgtCCAGCTCGTATATCTGTAAGTAGGTCTCCGTCAGGACCACCTGCTGGGGCAACACCTCGTTCACGGTCAGGTCCTCGGTGTCGTACCAGTTCCCGTCAGCCTTGTGccacaccgccgcgcggtacGCGCCGCTCTCGGGCTTACCCTCGTGCGTTATGTTTGCCACCAGGTTGTACTTGCAAGGGACGTCTCGGCCATCCGGAAGCTTCGGCACCGGTACGTGGTCCGACAGCTGCAAGTTCTTGACCGGGAACGTGACGATCGTGGGGTTCTTCTCCACGAAAAAGTTGTTCTTCGTGAACCTCTTGTGGTGAACGATGAGGTACCGGGGCAGTCGCGCGAGTTTGTACCGCTTACGCCTGGGTTCCGGCCGGAGAACCTCGTGCTCCGTCTCGCCGTCAAACTTTCGCAAAATCTGAAAGAGCGGAACCTGCGGGATGGTGTTCTTCTCCATCGCGTCCTGGaagagcggcgccgcgggtagGTCCAGCGACAGCATGAAGAACGGCATGCGAACCGGCGGGTCGTCCTGGTACGCCAGTCCCGCGTTGGTCACCTCCAACTCACCCTGGAAGCACCGGCTCACGATGCTCTTCCCCCCGCGTTTCTTACCGCTGAGATCGGCGTTGAGCGTGTTGAGAAGCCAAGACAGGAACTCAACCGGGTCGGACTGCTTATCGATCAGGAACCGCCggtcggacgccgcgagcaccgcctgCATGAACTCGTGCGGCGAAACCTGACCCTTAAAGTTTCGAGAGTTCCAAATCTTTCGCGTCAGCTCGCCGAAcctcctcgcgagcggcgacgccgcgggacccggccccgccccgcccgcgcctcccccgcccgcgcccgaaaCACCGAGCTCTCTCTGCGCCAGGAAGAAATCCCGGACCGGCCCGACGCGCATCAGCGACTGCAGCACGACGTTCACGTAGTCCGTCGCTCGCAGGTTGTTCAAacccaccgcgcccgtcagGTAATCCGTCCCGTCCAGGCCCCTGGACCACAGCCTCCGGTGGTC
This DNA window, taken from Micromonas commoda chromosome 2, complete sequence, encodes the following:
- a CDS encoding predicted protein, with product MASPSPLRSLARYANSIGEWGVRYHVEKALQMVPWVAQKVTELEHEAGTPFFNLAKFPQRELLELAASTPICGQMLFAGEAMAPAISTAPRFGPKKDGNGMVMLLVRELRYPEFGENQHNGMVWVMPRRAHVGDVVAFRDPEALSTGGGLMVRRVAALEGGALESSDPDVPDATVPREHAWVVCDNDDARHARDSRTFGPLDLRRVVGRVVYAVRSATDHGRVHNSREARWVDDPVVRVELDAEQLAADLAESASGDVG
- a CDS encoding predicted protein, producing MDAARLAAERRERAARSSRECPYLDTVNRSLLDFDFEKCCSVSLVPHNVYACLVCGKYFQGRGPSTHAYVHALEATHHVFMNLDTGRVYCLPDMYEVVDASLDDIRHVLNPKFTSPQIAEVDHRRLWSRGLDGTDYLTGAVGLNNLRATDYVNVVLQSLMRVGPVRDFFLAQRELGVSGAGGGGAGGAGPGPAASPLARRFGELTRKIWNSRNFKGQVSPHEFMQAVLAASDRRFLIDKQSDPVEFLSWLLNTLNADLSGKKRGGKSIVSRCFQGELEVTNAGLAYQDDPPVRMPFFMLSLDLPAAPLFQDAMEKNTIPQVPLFQILRKFDGETEHEVLRPEPRRKRYKLARLPRYLIVHHKRFTKNNFFVEKNPTIVTFPVKNLQLSDHVPVPKLPDGRDVPCKYNLVANITHEGKPESGAYRAAVWHKADGNWYDTEDLTVNEVLPQQVVLTETYLQIYELDKDAAPGPPPAPKEDVDMFA